ggtcatcatggcctccagcattgtccattaggagaagcactttgaaattgagtcctttgccagccaaataaacctgcacctgtgggatgaagcactgatgaaaccagtcccgcgtgaggggttttgtaatccatgctttaggattatgcatccagtacactggcaatgcattcttatttctgttcttgaaggctcttggattttgtgacttataaattagccctggcttcatcaaaaagcctgctgcattcccacacatgatcaaagtcacccgatctttcatggccttaaagccaggggctttggcttcatcttgcatcaagaaagtccgtgaaggcatcctcttccagaacaggcctgtttcgtccatgttgaacacctgttctggaaggtagcccccttctgcaattaggtctttaaacgtgccttggacgaagttttcggctgcacctgtatctgctgaggcagcttctccatgcaatgacacactcttcaggccatagcgccgttgaaatttctcaaaccaccctttgcttgctgtgaatgtggctggggctgaagaagcagaagatgttgatggctgggggtcttcagagtcactaGCATCTTCACCAGCACCTCCATCTGCAGAGAATAAcagataaaagcacttaaatattgtaatgacagataaaagcacttaaatacagtaatgacagataaaagcacttaaataatgacagataaaagcacttaaataatgacagataaaagcacttaaataatgaccttccctccttccttccctccctccttccctccttccctccctccctccttccctccttccttcctttcttaaaaagcacttaaataatgaccttccctccttccctccttccttccctccctccttccctccttccttccctccctccttccctccctccttccctccctccttccttccctccttccctccctccttccttccctcctcccttcctttcttaaaaagcacttaaataatgacagaataaaaaaacccagccctcacctgcgtttccctcatctgcatcgcctccttctgtgtttgcaagacggttgtacagttgctgcgccttggttcgtatagtgttggtatccaaagcaatgctctttttgcggcagtcttgtacccacacggacaaagcagcttccatcttcataaggcgtttgtttctaggcgtcaccattctttttgcagccttgttgaacattatcagagaagtttgccttatcttcttttcgtctttccgaatgtatcgcacactcgattcgttgatcctataatgccgaccaacatctacattagaacgtcccgctttcagcatgtccaaaagttcaattttctccttaattgtcagcatcttcctgctctttttagcgttgccgcctccactccgcgtgcaacgtttaggagccatcttccaacaagtcttaacaagttccaacagttccaacagttccaaaagttccaaagcacgctgagcaaacaacactgattggccgagatttctgtccatcagcattgtcgggtgaaatgtttgcaatgacaaTGCTGATTGGCTGTAATTTTGCTGCatcaccattgccgggcaaactttttgcgatggcaaagctgattggccgagatttcggccaaccagcaatggcagacgtcagtttggtgatgacgcgtgacgtcatcgggcgggaaaaaccgtggtgtagaaaaaaaaccgcggacgtatttttaatttattattttttgaaaaatcgtggtatagctgtttcgcgaagatcgagatcgcgaaaatcgagggatcactgtagttaattgttctcacggtTAGGACATTTAgttagttctaggttacttctttccttgactagtttctatccattgtttcttgtgttgTCTTTTGGGGTTttagaaaataggttgaccccccttctttatagcagccccacAAATATTGGAATATCATTGTTCAGTAAATTTTATTTTGTCAGAAGTACTTTCCATTTTCATTTCACAACGTCTTAAGACTTGCTTTGCCACTTGTTTTCCCACATTGTCTTTCACCCATTTTTTATTACTCTTCAAGTAAATCCAATCTATTCATACtgttaccaggggtgggcagcaggcagtatggggtggaacgcagttccacaggcggaaatttgtttatttatttatttaatggatatgtatgccacccctctctgaggactcagggtggctcacaacataaatgaagctgtgtgagCTCCAGCTTATCATCCCACCCTCATCCTCCTTCTTGGAAAGCAACagagcaccagcaggagttgcagggggtccatttcctctcccctcttttctcaacagctgattggcatagGTTCACCTAGCAACCCatcctgaggcagggggtgatccaggaaggagagtgtgggaaacgtgaagcaaattgtcaccccagagagcgacagtggtgaggttgtaaatcgaggacttaacaattcacttgaatgatgatgatcattcaagccactcctacccggtcacatgactatcaagccacacccacaaaacaagt
This genomic stretch from Erythrolamprus reginae isolate rEryReg1 chromosome 5, rEryReg1.hap1, whole genome shotgun sequence harbors:
- the LOC139168407 gene encoding tigger transposable element-derived protein 1-like, which produces MAPKRCTRSGGGNAKKSRKMLTIKEKIELLDMLKAGRSNVDVGRHYRINESSVRYIRKDEKKIRQTSLIMFNKAAKRMVTPRNKRLMKMEAALSVWVQDCRKKSIALDTNTIRTKAQQLYNRLANTEGGDADEGNADGGAGEDASDSEDPQPSTSSASSAPATFTASKGWFEKFQRRYGLKSVSLHGEAASADTGAAENFVQGTFKDLIAEGGYLPEQVFNMDETGLFWKRMPSRTFLMQDEAKAPGFKAMKDRVTLIMCGNAAGFLMKPGLIYKSQNPRAFKNRNKNALPVYWMHNPKAWITKPLTRDWFHQCFIPQVQVYLAGKGLNFKVLLLMDNAGGHDDLAHEHDGVQVEFLPPNTTSLIQPMDQGVIRAFKALYMHNSLGSIVEAMDADENFTLKAYWRQYTIASCLKNIQNALMDMKSQTMNACWKKL